The sequence AGTACCTGGATGCTCCCCGAGAAACCAGGGGCTGTCAGGAGCAGCGGAGAGCTGGGTAAATCCAGCAGTACCAGGTGAACAGTGCCATGTGTGACTGTGACCCCATCATCTACAGGAAAGAGCTAAAAAAGGGGTGAAAGACAGCACAGGGTTTCACTCCTCAGTGACCCTGGACACAGCCTCTCCCCCTTCCAagctgcctccttccctgccttgtCCTGCGGCCCTGGGAGGGCTCCCGGGGGCCAGGTGGGCAGCAGTGTCCTGCACTGTGGGATGTTGGTACCTCCCTTTGCAGGCCCTCTTGAGAGAGTCCCTGGAGAAAGCCCAGGAGGAATCGGAGAGGATTGAACAGGtgatgcaggagctggaggagcaaaCACGCAACATCAAGGTAACGCTGCGCTCGGCTGTGCTGGGCACATGGCTTGGGAACACGCTGGCACTCATGGCTCTTCCCTACCCAGAACTCCTCCGAGGGGCTCAAATCGGTGATTCTGAGCAAATTTGATCTCCTGAGGAAAGCTCTGGAGGATTTCCAGTGGCAGATGGTGGCCAGGATAGAGCAAGAGAAGGCTGCAGCGCTGGGACGTGTGGGGGAGGACTGGAACCTCCTGAAGGACCACCTGGATGTCCTCAGCCAGCACAGGGAGAGGGCTCAGTGCCTGCTGGCCTGCCCTGACCACAGGACCTTCCTCCAGGTACTGTCCCGGCTCCATGTCCGTCCCCCCCCttcctgggcactgctggcccCGTGCCCTTTCAGTGAGAGCAGAGATGTGCTTGACCCCTTTCCCAGGTGGGACACATCTTCAGCCTGGCTCCACAATGTgatggggctgcagggaagggctgctttggggggggggggggtttccCTGAAAAGTTGGGGGGGCGATGCTGGATTGGAGCGggtggtgctgcctgcagggctaTGGGGAGcacctcccaccccaaaacTGCTCAGCAAGGCTCTTCCACTGCCAGCAAAACACAAAGTCCACAAAACACCAAGTgccacagcctctctgctcccctcAGCCTGACCTTTCTCTGCGAATGTCCCCTGACCCTGTGTGCCAGTCACACCTAACAGCAGATGTTTTGGGGATGTCCCTGTCACCCGCTGAGGAGATGCAGTGTGTGCAGGTAGGATTCAGAGCTGCCGATCCTCTCCAGGCCGGTCCATGGGCGTCTGTTTGTCTGTCTGCAGGAGTTCCCCCTGATCCCAACTCTGGAGAGCCCAGAGGCACTGCTCTCGGTGGAATTTGATGTGGCTGACGTGGTGAAGCCCTTTGCTGAGATCCTTACTGACATCTCCAGGCTCCTGCTGGAGGACCTGCCCTGCTCTGTGGCCCCCAAAGCCCCTGACCCCGATGGCCAAGGTAACCCTTCTGCTCACAGGGCCACCCCAAAGGGCTCCAAGTCATCCCAAACCACAGCCTGGCCCATGTCACTGTGCTGGGGACACAGCTGCCAGGCACATGGGGTTGGGATGGGGGCACGCATCTACTGATCAGCAGATGGGTATTGATGGAGGGGGGATGAGCTGGGTGGCTTCCCTGTGACCTGTTCTCACTGGCAATGCCAAGCCATGGTTGCATGTGCCCATTTCCGGGCTTGGATAAGATggatttcctcctcctcccatcaAAGCTAGAAAGGAACAAGTTTTTGGGTGTCATCACTCAAAATGCCTATTCCCATCTTCCACAGGCCCAGCGCATCCCCTGGGGCCAGTGGTGAAGGTGGTGGCCCCTGTCCAAGAGTGCCAGCTCCAAACTGAGCTTCTGAAAGGTGAGGAGCACGTAGGGGTCTGGAGGGACAGCACCCTGCTGGGGTTCTCAGCAGGCAGAGATTTCACCAAGCTGGGCTCTTCACTGGGAGGAGGGTGGTtgtggctgcagggacaggggctCCTTCCCTGGCTCTCCCAATCCCTCTCCCTAAATGCGGAGGAGGatggtgcagggctggggtggatGGGCTGGGGGACGCTGCATGTCTGGGAAAGGGCTCGATAGGGGGATTAGCAGCACTAGGGACAGTTTTCCATGGAAACGGGCTGCCAGCGCCTGGCACCAGGTCAGTTGCTGCCCTGGATTTTGCCCCATCTCCATCCTCTCCTTTTCACCCGCTTCGGGCATCTTGCCCAGGCAGGAGTGATGTGCCTGTTCCTGATGACCCATATTTAGACACATgctttgctgcaggcaggcaggcaatgtcagcagctgggaagcGAGCACCCAGAGGGATGTGTTATGGGCTGCTGGGCACGGCACAGCACCAGTccagagccctgcctgcagagtCCTGCCTGCAGTCATTGCTCTCTATCCAGGGATATAGCTCTAGAGCTCCCAGCCATGGTTCTTCATGTCCCCATCCCACTCCAGTTCCTTAGGGATTTCCTCAACGCTCCTTTTCCCATCTCCTCCCGGTTGGGAAGAGGGCTGGATAATGTTTAGAGCGTGTTGGTCGTGTCACTCTTGTTAGGCTTGATGCCTATGGGACCTTCAAGGATCCCTTCCCTCAGGCcccacaaaatgttttcagggTTATTAATAGgaccaaaaaaaattatttatgggCAGCAGGCATGAACCCAGCATAGCTGGGTTGTTTCAGGGGGAAGGtgaggtgctgctggctgatAAGTGCCTGTGGCAGGTGGAGTTATCACAGCCCGTGCAGAGGAGAGTGACTCCCAGCAATACAATATTTGCTCACTTAACACCTGgttttctccccctctccacACTCACACTCatttttttgctcttaaaaCCAAGCACATCTCTCCCAAAACGACCACGGAGCCACTGCTGCTCGCTGGCTGTGAGCTGGCTTGTGCAAGGACCACGTGAGGCATCGCGTCTCGGTGCCTCGCCAGCCTTTTCTGGGCTGGTTCCGTTCCTTCCAGCAGGCGGGTGGGCAGGTATCGCATCTCACCCCGCTCCCCCTCCCTTCCAAACATGCTACACCTTGTTCCCTTCTATTTTGGGAGCCAGCCCTTCACAGTTTAAACCGCATCACCACTGGGGGGGTTCACACCAAGGGCGTAAAGGTCTGATGATGCATTTCAGCCCCATCCATGCCGTTGCTCTTCCCAGACCACCGCAACCTGACCTTTGATCCCAAGACAGCCAACAAGTACCTGGAGCTGTCAAAAGGTAACCGGAAAGCCAAGCATGGCCTCAGAGCCATCTGcgagcagcaggagcagggaccTCGCTTCAAGCCCTGGCAGGTGCTGTGCACGCAGGGCTACGGCCACGGCCGCCACTACTGGGAGGTGCAGATCTCCAACCACTCCGTCATCCTGGGGGTGACCTACCATGGTCtcccctgggagcagcagcagggccacaAGTTCAACATTGGGCTGGATGGGGGCTCATGGGGGCTGCAGGTGCTTGAGGATTGCTACCTGGCCTGGCACAAGGGCCGGGCAGAGAAAATCCAGAGGCAGCTGTATAAGAACCTGGGAGTCAGCCTGGATTACAGCAAGGGCGTCCTCTCCTTCTACGGCCTCGGGGAGAGGACGGAGCTCATCCACTCGTTCCACAATGTCTTCACTGAGCTCCTCTATCCTGTCTTTTGGCTGTGTGAGGGGCGAGTGGTGACGCTGAGTCGGAGGGACTGAGCCGGGGCCCCCACGCTGCTCCTTTAGCCGGGCCAGCAAcccccaggctgtgctgtgacCGAGCTGCAGCCGGAGGCTGTCATGTTGCAAGTGGGACCCCAATGCTGAGGCAGGAGTGAGGTGCAGAGTTTTAACAGAAGCTGATGAGAAGAGGCATGCAAATTAACCCATCTgatttgcaaatgcaaatatCATGCTGATTACACAAGTCAGGGCAGGGGAGAGCATGCAGAGCTAAAGGACCATGCCCTCGTGGTGGGGATGAAGTCCCCTGTCACTGTGCGTGGGGGCACGTGTGAGTGCCTGTCCCTGCAGATCGGGTGAGGGAGTGGGATAGGGAGGGTGAAAGAATTggggttttcctcttttttttctatcccTAGCAAACCTCCCAAGCCTGGAGAAGATTTGGGGTGAGGGGGACCCCAGAGGGGGTGCTGCAGCCATGGGGTGCTGTGGAGCAATGCAGAGGGAGCCCTGTACTCCTCCAGCCCCACATGCAGGCAGGTccttctcccccagcctctTCCCGGTCTCCTCTTGCCACTCCCAGACATGGCAGAGCAATTTTTTAGGGTGTCACGCTGCAGTTGCTCTTTgtacaaagctgctttcccca comes from Falco naumanni isolate bFalNau1 chromosome 1, bFalNau1.pat, whole genome shotgun sequence and encodes:
- the TRIM65 gene encoding tripartite motif-containing protein 65 isoform X2; translated protein: MALPVSQKLEEKLACSICLELFRVPVTLPCGHNFCKCCISDHWRKQEQAPARASKGYTCPECRRAFEQCPELEKNVTLCKVVELARDGEVRVSGPERCEVAHGELCPQHGRPLELYCEDERRCICSVCTVQQCQQHRRVLFEEERAKKQALLRESLEKAQEESERIEQVMQELEEQTRNIKNSSEGLKSVILSKFDLLRKALEDFQWQMVARIEQEKAAALGRVGEDWNLLKDHLDVLSQHRERAQCLLACPDHRTFLQEFPLIPTLESPEALLSVEFDVADVVKPFAEILTDISRLLLEDLPCSVAPKAPDPDGQGPAHPLGPVVKVVAPVQECQLQTELLKDHRNLTFDPKTANKYLELSKGNRKAKHGLRAICEQQEQGPRFKPWQVLCTQGYGHGRHYWEVQISNHSVILGVTYHGLPWEQQQGHKFNIGLDGGSWGLQVLEDCYLAWHKGRAEKIQRQLYKNLGVSLDYSKGVLSFYGLGERTELIHSFHNVFTELLYPVFWLCEGRVVTLSRRD
- the TRIM65 gene encoding tripartite motif-containing protein 65 isoform X1 — translated: MALPVSQKLEEKLACSICLELFRVPVTLPCGHNFCKCCISDHWRKQEQAPARASKGYTCPECRRAFEQCPELEKNVTLCKVVELARDGEVRVSGPERCEVAHGELCPQHGRPLELYCEDERRCICSVCTVQQCQQHRRVLFEEERAKKQALLRESLEKAQEESERIEQVMQELEEQTRNIKNSSEGLKSVILSKFDLLRKALEDFQWQMVARIEQEKAAALGRVGEDWNLLKDHLDVLSQHRERAQCLLACPDHRTFLQEFPLIPTLESPEALLSVEFDVADVVKPFAEILTDISRLLLEDLPCSVAPKAPDPDGQGPAHPLGPVVKVVAPVQECQLQTELLKAPSMPLLFPDHRNLTFDPKTANKYLELSKGNRKAKHGLRAICEQQEQGPRFKPWQVLCTQGYGHGRHYWEVQISNHSVILGVTYHGLPWEQQQGHKFNIGLDGGSWGLQVLEDCYLAWHKGRAEKIQRQLYKNLGVSLDYSKGVLSFYGLGERTELIHSFHNVFTELLYPVFWLCEGRVVTLSRRD